One genomic region from Gossypium hirsutum isolate 1008001.06 chromosome D13, Gossypium_hirsutum_v2.1, whole genome shotgun sequence encodes:
- the LOC107894248 gene encoding cytochrome P450 CYP749A22 — translation MQNLIGEHKKMETMGKLLILLTAFLCLYLFVALLNVFYKYWWIPQRVQFIMNSQGIRGPPYEFIHGNNKEAAQMSMEASTKPMALTHDIFPRVVPHVYSWINKYGSTFLSWNGIRAQLQISDPDLVKEVLKNSDKAFRKPKISYFFDKLIGDGLASTEREKWARQRKLANYAFHGESLKNMTPAVVASVETMLEKWKSKEGKEIEVFQEFRLLTSEVISRTAFGSSYLEGEKIFDMLMKLTVIAGRNILKAKIPIISKFWKSADEIESERIAKMIHDSVMRIVKKREERVVNGEADNFGRDFLGLLVNAYHEADQKNRLSIQDMVDECKTFYFAGQETVNSLLAWATLLLAIHTDWQDKARAEVIEVFGNQNPDSEGMAKLKTITMIINETLRLYPPLNRVIREVGREVQLGKLVLPTHLEVDMRIIALHHDPDLWGDDVNLFKPERFAEGIAKATKYNAAAFMPFGLGPRSCVGMSFAITEVKTALSMILQRYTFTVSPTYVHAPAPRLSLKPQHGIQLLFHSLHYDA, via the exons ATGCAAAATCTGATCGGTGAACATAAGAAAATGGAAACCATGGGAAAACTTCTAATCCTGCTTACAGCTTTTTTATGCCTCTACCTCTTCGTTGCTTTGCTCAATGTTTTCTACAAGTATTGGTGGATACCTCAACGGGTACAGTTCATCATGAATTCACAAGGAATCAGAGGACCTCCTTATGAATTTATCCATGGAAACAACAAAGAAGCTGCCCAAATGTCCATGGAAGCATCTACCAAACCTATGGCCTTGACGCACGATATATTTCCCAGAGTCGTGCCTCATGTTTACTCCTGGATCAACAAATACG GGAGCACTTTTCTTAGTTGGAATGGAATTCGAGCTCAACTGCAAATTTCAGACCCAGATCTAGTCAAAGAGGTCCTTAAAAACAGTGACAAAGCTTTTCGAAAGCCAAAGATTTCATATTTCTTCGACAAGCTAATAGGCGATGGGCTTGCTTCAACCGAACGTGAGAAATGGGCAAGGCAAAGGAAACTGGCCAATTATGCCTTTCATGGGGAGAGCTTAAAA AATATGACTCCAGCAGTAGTTGCTAGCGTTGAAACCATGCTTGAGAAATGGAAAAGTAAGGAGGGCAAAGAGATAGAAGTGTTCCAAGAGTTCAGATTATTGACTTCAGAAGTGATATCCAGAACCGCCTTTGGTAGCAGTTACTTGGAAGGGGAGAAGATTTTTGACATGCTGATGAAGTTGACAGTAATTGCGGGCAGAAATATTTTAAAAGCAAAGATTCCCATCATCAG CAAGTTTTGGAAATCTGCtgatgaaattgaatcagaaagAATTGCCAAAATGATACATGATTCTGTGATGAGGATTGTTAAAAAAAGGGAAGAGAGAGTAGTGAACGGAGAAGCTGATAACTTCGGTCGTGATTTTCTGGGATTACTTGTAAATGCTTATCATGAGGCGGACCAGAAAAACAGGCTTTCGATTCAAGATATGGTAGATGAGtgcaaaactttttattttgctGGGCAAGAAACAGTCAATTCCTTGCTTGCATGGGCAACTCTGCTTTTAGCAATACACACCGATTGGCAAGACAAAGCAAGAGCAGAGGTGATTGAGGTCTTTGGTAATCAAAACCCAGATTCTGAAGGGATGGCCAAATTAAAGACG ATTACCATGATTATCAATGAAACTTTACGGCTCTATCCTCCTTTAAATCGCGTGATAAGAGAAGTAGGAAGAGAAGTCCAATTAGGAAAACTTGTCCTGCCTACTCATTTAGAGGTCGACATGCGAATCATAGCACTTCACCATGATCCTGACTTATGGGGAGATGATGTTAATCTTTTCAAACCAGAGAGGTTTGCTGAAGGGATTGCAAAAGCTACTAAGTACAATGCAGCTGCatttatgccttttggattgggACCTCGATCTTGCGTAGGCATGAGCTTTGCAATCACTGAAGTGAAAACTGCACTTTCCATGATTCTGCAACGCTATACTTTCACCGTCTCCCCTACCTATGTTCACGCACCTGCACCACGTCTTTCACTCAAGCCACAACATGGGATTCAGTTGTTGTTTCATTCACTACATTATGATGCTTAA
- the LOC121203625 gene encoding cytochrome P450 CYP749A22: MVTPGSTNTGALFLVGMEFELNCKLQTQNWSKRSLKTVTAFRKPKALYFFDKLLGDGLASTEREKWARQRKLANYAFHGESLKNMTPAVVASVETMLEKWKSKEGKEIEVFQEFRLLTSEVISRTAFGSSYLEGLMKLSVIAGRNILKAKIPIISKFWKSADEIESERIAKMIHDSVMRIVKKREERVVNGEADNFGRDFLGLLVNAYHEADQKNRLSIQDLVDECKTFYLAGQETVNSLLAWATLLLAIHTDWQDKARAEVIEVFGNQNPDSEGMAKLKTITMIINETLRLYPPISGVIREVGREVQLGKLVLPTHSEVDMRIIALHHDPDLWGDDVNLFKPERFEGIAKATKYNAAAFMPFGLGSRSCVGMSFAITEVKTALSMILQRYTVTVSPTYVHAPASRLTLKPQHGIQLLFHSLHNDA; encoded by the exons ATGGTTACTCCTGGATCAACAAATACG GGAGCACTTTTCTTAGTTGGAATGGAATTCGAGCTCAACTGCAAATTACAGACCCAGAACTGGTCAAAGAGGTCCTTAAAAACAGTGACAGCTTTTCGAAAGCCAAAGGCTTTATATTTCTTCGACAAGCTACTAGGCGATGGGCTTGCTTCAACCGAACGTGAGAAATGGGCAAGGCAAAGGAAACTGGCCAATTATGCCTTTCATGGGGAGAGCTTAAAA AATATGACTCCAGCAGTAGTTGCTAGCGTTGAAACCATGCTTGAGAAATGGAAAAGTAAGGAGGGCAAAGAGATAGAAGTGTTCCAAGAGTTCAGATTATTGACTTCAGAAGTGATATCCAGAACCGCCTTTGGTAGCAGTTACTTGGAAGGGTTGATGAAATTGTCAGTAATTGCAGGCAGAAATATTTTAAAAGCAAAGATTCCCATCATCAG CAAGTTTTGGAAATCTGCTGACGAAATTGAATCAGAAAGAATTGCCAAAATGATACATGATTCTGTGATGAGGATTGTCAAAAAAAGGGAAGAGAGAGTAGTGAACGGAGAAGCTGATAACTTCGGTCGTGATTTTCTGGGATTACTTGTAAATGCTTATCATGAGGCGGACCAGAAAAACAGGCTTTCGATTCAAGATTTGGTAGATGAGTGTAAAACTTTTTATCTTGCTGGGCAAGAAACAGTCAATTCCTTGCTTGCATGGGCAACCCTGCTTTTAGCAATACACACCGATTGGCAAGACAAAGCAAGAGCAGAGGTGATTGAGGTCTTTGGTAATCAAAACCCAGATTCTGAAGGGATGGCCAAATTAAAGACG ATTACCATGATTATTAATGAAACTTTACGGCTCTATCCTCCTATAAGTGGCGTGATAAGAGAAGTAGGAAGAGAAGTCCAATTAGGAAAACTTGTCCTGCCTACTCATTCAGAGGTCGACATGCGAATCATAGCACTTCACCATGACCCTGACCTATGGGGAGATGATGTTAATCTTTTCAAACCCGAGAGGTTTGAAGGGATAGCGAAAGCTACTAAGTACAATGCAGCTGCatttatgccttttggattgggATCTCGATCTTGCGTTGGCATGAGCTTTGCAATCACTGAAGTGAAAACTGCACTTTCCATGATTCTGCAACGCTACACTGTCACCGTCTCCCCTACCTATGTTCACGCACCTGCATCACGTCTTACACTCAAGCCACAACATGGGATTCAGTTGTTGTTTCATTCACTACATAATGATGCTTAA